CAGCGGCTCGTCGAGCAGATCCGGTACCCCCGCGTGATGACCGAGGCGGAGTTGGACGGGCCGACGGCGTAGTGCCCGTCGCTCCGCTCGACCGGGTCGCCCGCCTCGGGTGTGCCCGGCACGCGCTCCTGATCGCCGGGCTGCTCGTGCTCGCGATCGGGATCGCCGTGGCCCGGAACTGGGGCGCCGTCTCGCGCGCCCTCGGCGACGCGTCGGCGATGGCGGAGGGCGCCGACGAGGCCCGCGCCCTGGAGACGCCGGACGACCTCCTCGACTGGATCCGCCGGCACCCCGACCGCGGCACGCTCGTCGTGTGGGATCTGAAGGCCGACTCGGCGGTGATGACTGTTGGGAACGCGGGCGCCCTCCGCCCCGCCGTCGCGCTCCCGCTCGTCGGGCCGATGGCCGACCTCCTCGTGCACGGCGACACGGCGGCGGTCCCGGCATCGGCGCTCCGCACACTGCCCGGCGTCGAGCGGCCGTCGTCCGACTCGGCGGCCGTCCCGTTCGCGACGCTAGCGCGTCGCGCCCTCCGGGGCGACCGTGCAGCCGGCGACGCGATCCTCCTCCGGGCCCGCACGGCCGAGGTGGCGTGGGAGGGCGGGGTCCCGCTCGACGGTCTGTTCGTCGCCTGGGCCCAGTCGGCGCGGGCCGACACGCTCGACACGTTCCTCGCCAGCGGCCAAGCGGATCGTGCGGCGTGGGCCCTCAGCCGCCGGCTCCGCACCGACGACGTCTTCCGCGACGCGACCGAGGCGGACCTCGCCGCGCACGGCCTCGGGCTCTCGCTCGACGCCCAGCGCCGGGCCGCAGCTGCGACGTTCCCCCGGCTCCGAGCCACCATCCTCACCCGCGAGGTGGCCGACCTGGCCCGCGGCGACTCGGCCGCGCTCGCGATCCTGACTGAGCCCGCCACCGACTCGCTGCACGCGCGCGGCGGTGCGCGCCTCGGCGTGTTCGGCGGCGGCTTCCCCGGTCTCCAGTCGACGGCCGGCGTCCTCACGCGAGCGGACGGCCGCGGCCGCGTCGTGGTCCTCCTGCTCGACGGCCTCCCGCACGCCGTCTTTTATCACCTCGCGCAGACCGGGCTCGATGTCGGCCTCGTGCTCGACCAGCTCGGCCTCGACGAGTAGGCCCGCCTCGGTCCGCCCGCGGAGGCCCCGAGGCGGAGGGCGTCGGAATCCTCCGTGCAGGAAGCGCTTTTGCGCTCCGGGCCCGGGAAGGACCCGAGGGCGAGAGCCGTTCGGCACACAAACGATGACGCTCCTGATGTCCGACGCCCTCCGCCGCCAGTCGCTCACGCTCACCGCGTTCCTGGCCGGCCTCTCCGCCCTCGCCTCGCTCTCCATCGACATGGGGCTGCCGGGGATCCCGGCGCTCGAAGCCGCGCTGCCGTCCGCCGCCGGGCAGGGCGCGCTGACGCTCAGCCTGTTCATGGTCGGGTTCGCGATCTCGCCGCTCGTGGCCGGGCCCTTCTCCGACCGCTTCGGGCGCCGGCAGTCGCTGCTCATCGGCCTCGTCGCGTTCACCGGGTCGGCCCTCGTCTGCGCCGCCGCGCCGACGTTCGAGACGCTCCTCGCGGCGCGGCTCGTGCAGGGCGCCGTGGCCGGGCTGTGCGTCACGCAGCCGCTCGCGATCGTCCGCGACCTGCTCGACGGACCGGACGCCCGGAAGCAGATCGCGCAGGTCGCCGTCGTCCTCGGCCTTTCCCCGCTGGCGGCCCCCGTGCTCGGCGGGGTCGTCCTCGCCTGGGGCGACTGGCGGACCATCTACTTCGTGCAGGCCGCCATCAGCGCGGCGCTGTTCGTGTGGACGCTCGTCGCCTTCCCGGAGTCGCTCCCGCTGCGCCGCCGCCAGCGGCTCGATGTCCGGCAGGTGTCTCGGAGCTACCGCGCCGTGTTCGGCAACCGGACGTTCCTGGGCTACGCGCTCGTCTACGCCGTCGGGTTCGGGGCCCTCTTCACCTACGTCGCCGGCTCGCCCGACGTGTTCATCGGCGAGTTCGGGCTGAGCGAGGGCGCCTACTCCGGCGCGTTCGCGCTGACGGCGTTCGGGCTCGTCCTCGGCTCGTTCCTCAACTCGCGGCTGACGACGACCCCGGGGCGACGCGTGCTCCAGGTCGGGCTGGCGGTCGGCCTCGCGTGCTCCGTGGTCGCGCTCGGGTTGGCCGCCACCGGCCACCTCTCGGCGGGCCTCCTCGTCGGGCTCGTGTTCGCCCTCATGATCGCGTTCGGGGCGATCTCGCCGACGGCCAACCACGAGGCCATCCAGCCGCTCCCGCACGTGGCCGGGGCCGCCTCGGGCTCCATCCGGAGCGTGCAGATGGTCATGGGCGCGAGCGCCAGCGCCGCGTTCACCGTGCTCGCTGGCGGCCTGTTTCCGGACCCTGTACTCGCGATGACCGTCCAGATGACGGTCCTTATGCTGGCGACGGTTGGCGTCTACGCCCTCCTCGTCCGCGGCACGCCCGAGGCGGACGGGGCTACGACGTGACCGCGGCCGGCACCTCGGCCCGGACCCGCTGACGGATCCCGTCGAACGCCTTTGGGTCCGTGGCCGGCGGGCCCGACGCCTCGACGCCCTCGGCGGCCTGGC
This sequence is a window from Rubrivirga marina. Protein-coding genes within it:
- a CDS encoding multidrug effflux MFS transporter; translation: MSDALRRQSLTLTAFLAGLSALASLSIDMGLPGIPALEAALPSAAGQGALTLSLFMVGFAISPLVAGPFSDRFGRRQSLLIGLVAFTGSALVCAAAPTFETLLAARLVQGAVAGLCVTQPLAIVRDLLDGPDARKQIAQVAVVLGLSPLAAPVLGGVVLAWGDWRTIYFVQAAISAALFVWTLVAFPESLPLRRRQRLDVRQVSRSYRAVFGNRTFLGYALVYAVGFGALFTYVAGSPDVFIGEFGLSEGAYSGAFALTAFGLVLGSFLNSRLTTTPGRRVLQVGLAVGLACSVVALGLAATGHLSAGLLVGLVFALMIAFGAISPTANHEAIQPLPHVAGAASGSIRSVQMVMGASASAAFTVLAGGLFPDPVLAMTVQMTVLMLATVGVYALLVRGTPEADGATT